A single genomic interval of Oenanthe melanoleuca isolate GR-GAL-2019-014 chromosome 13, OMel1.0, whole genome shotgun sequence harbors:
- the HBEGF gene encoding proheparin-binding EGF-like growth factor produces MDGRAVLIQALLAAVCSAAAGGLRRDELHNEVLHKGGGGVPVPATAPLLGGSPEKEGGGAASGDDFSELPRVAFLSKPQGLVTPKKNGNGNKRRKGKGLGKKRDPCLRKYKDFCIHGECKYIRELRAPSCICQPGYHGERCHGLLLPVEHPPNVYDHTTALAVVAVVLSSLCLVIIAALLMLRCHKRGGYDVENEEKIKLGITVNH; encoded by the exons ATGGACGGGCGGGCGGTGCTGATCCAAGCGCTGCTGGCGGCAG TGTgctcggcggcggcgggcgggctgCGCCGGGACGAGCTGCACAACGAGGTTCTGCACAAGGGCGGCGGCGGAGTCCCCGTCCCAGCCACGGCCCCGCTGCTCGGCGGCAGCCCAGAGAAGGAGGGCGGCGGAGCGGCCTCGGGGGACGACTTCAGCGAGCTGCCGAGAG TTGCCTTCCTGTCAAAGCCTCAAGGCCTCGTTACTCCCAAAAAAAATGGGAACGgcaataaaagaagaaaaggcaaaggCCTGGGGAAGAAGAGAGACCCGTGCCTGAGGAAGTACAAGGATTTCTGTATTCACGGCGAGTGCAAGTACATCCGAGAGCTGAGGGCTCCTTCTTGCAT ATGCCAGCCTGGCTATCATGGAGAGCGCTGCCACGGCCTCTTGCTGCCGGTGGAGCACCCGCCCAACGTGTACGACCACACCACAGCCCTGGCCGTCGTTGCTGTTGTCCTGTCCTCCCTGTGTCTCGTCATCATCGCAGCCCTGCTGATGCTCAG GTGTCACAAGAGGGGTGGCTACGATGTAGAAAACGAAGAGAAAATCAAGCTGGGCATCACTGTGAATCACTGA
- the PFDN1 gene encoding prefoldin subunit 1, which yields MAAPVDLELKKAFSELQAKVMDTQQKVKLADLQIEQLTKTKKHAHLTDTEVMMLVDETRMYEGVGRMFILQPKGVIHNQLLEKQRIAEEKIKELEQKKSYLERSVKEAEDNIREMLMARRAQ from the exons ATGGCGGCGCCCGTGGATCTGGAGCTCAAGAAG GCGTTCTCGGAGCTGCAGGCCAAGGTGATGGACACGCAGCAGAAGGTGAAGCTGGCCGACCTGCAGATCGAACAGCTCACCAAGACCAAGAAGCACGCACATCTCACCGACACGGAGGTGATGATGCTGGTGGACGAGACCCGCATGTACGAGGGCGTGGGGCGGAT GTTTATTCTTCAGCCTAAAGGAGTGATTCATAATCAGCTCTTAGAAAAACAGAGAATAGCCGAAGAGAAAATTAAGGAGTTAGAG CAGAAGAAGTCGTACCTGGAGCGGAGTGTGAAGGAAGCAGAAGACAACATCCGGGAGATGCTGATGGCCCGCAGGGCACAGTag